Proteins from a genomic interval of Lactococcus protaetiae:
- a CDS encoding arginine repressor: MKREERLNFIANLIKENEIKTQEELVSRLLAHQIDVTQATISRDIKSLALIKVPAETGGYRYDLPKNNEALQSSLHKALAFDAITKVKIHESMIALCTNPGTTSLVKKYLLQECESEIFSITTDDDSVLVIFETHDEAKKVYESLIV; this comes from the coding sequence ATGAAAAGAGAAGAACGTTTAAACTTTATTGCAAATCTCATCAAAGAAAATGAAATTAAAACGCAAGAAGAACTTGTATCACGGCTGCTTGCGCATCAAATTGATGTGACTCAGGCAACCATTTCACGAGATATAAAATCTCTTGCTTTGATCAAAGTTCCAGCTGAAACTGGAGGTTATCGTTATGATTTGCCTAAAAATAATGAAGCTCTACAGTCAAGTTTGCATAAAGCACTTGCCTTTGATGCAATTACTAAGGTGAAAATTCATGAGAGCATGATTGCACTTTGTACAAATCCTGGAACGACAAGTCTTGTGAAAAAATATTTATTACAAGAATGCGAATCAGAAATTTTTTCAATAACTACAGATGATGATAGTGTTCTAGTTATTTTTGAAACACATGATGAAGCTAAGAAG